Proteins found in one Zea mays cultivar B73 chromosome 1, Zm-B73-REFERENCE-NAM-5.0, whole genome shotgun sequence genomic segment:
- the LOC103644262 gene encoding Bowman-Birk type trypsin inhibitor, which translates to MRSQALFFLTIALLTVLARSSNRHHHHHSHVQSRGQGAASGGGGGGELASRGKAAARAWPCCDSCGGCTRSEPRLCRCLDAAPRGCHPACRDCVKSSLSADPPVYQCMDRVPDFCLRRCTAPAAAAR; encoded by the exons ATGAGGAGCCAAGCGCTGTTCTTCCTCACGATCGCCCTTCTCACCGTGCTCGCGCGATCCAGCAAcaggcaccaccaccaccactcccaCGTTCAAAGCAGAG GGCAGGGAGCAGCatcaggaggaggaggaggaggggagcTGGCGAGCCGGGGgaaggcggcggcgcgcgcgtggCCGTGCTGCGACAGCTGCGGCGGCTGCACCAGGTCGGAGCCACGGCTGTGCCGGTGCCTGGACGCGGCGCCCCGCGGGTGCCACCCGGCCTGCAGGGACTGCGTCAAGTCCAGCCTCAGCGCCGACCCGCCGGTGTACCAGTGCATGGACCGCGTCCCCGACTTCTGCCTGCGCCGCTGCaccgcgcccgccgccgccgcgcggtgA